TGAATTTAAAGTGCAGCCAATGACTTCACCCCATGGAAAATTCGCTATTATCAACGACACCTGCGGGAACTGGGTTCATTTGCAGCAGGAAACCTAATGACTTGGTCTAGTTAAAAGCTAGAAACGGGGAGTGCCCCATTCTTTTTCTAGGTTTTCTAGTAGCATAAATACTTCATGAAATACGATCTGTTCTTATTTGATTTAGACGATACTTTATTAGACTTCAAAGCCTCGGAACGTAAGTCCCTTTCATTGGCCTTACAAAGTCTAGGAGTTGCAATCAATGACCCAATGTTTGAACTTTATCAAAGTGAAAACCGCAAACTGTGGAATCAGTTTGAAAAAGGCCTGACGACAAAAGAACATCTTAAAGTCGAAAGATTCCGTAAGATCTTTGAAGCTTTCAAAGTAGAAGCAGATCCAACCCTGGCAAATGAACGCTATCAAGACGCCTTATCTGAAACCGTTGTGCTTATCGATTATTCAGTTGAGATCTGCCAATGGCTTTCCAAGCGTGGTGAAATTGGCATTATCACGAACGGTATTCACGCCACCCAAATTCGCCGGATTAAAAATTCGCCTATTTCTTCTTACATAAGTTTTATTAGTGTGTCTGAAGAATGCGGGTACGCAAAACCGGATGTTCGTTTTTTTGAATACAGCGCCAAGATGGCGAAGGATTTTAAAAAGCATACATCCTTGGTGATTGGTGACCGCATCGAAACGGATATTGAAGGCGCCCATAATTTTGGCGTCGCTAGCTGCTGGTTTAACCCAGGTAAGATAGCTTTAGAAACCACTCTTAAACCTTATTACGAAATTTCCCATCTTTCCGAGATTGAAAAAATCGTCATCGCTTAATTCAGTCTAGCTTAAAAAATGAAACGGGGAGTGCATAGCACTTCCCTATTTGATAAAAAATGCTGATAATCTTGTTATGAACTTAATTTTGCGCGAATTGACCCCTCAAGATGAATCCGCTTTTTTTCAAGGTATGAACGAATGGCAAGGTGAACAAATCACTTGGTACACATTTGCTTACAAGCCTGGGATGAATTACGGGGACATGTTAGAAGTTCTACGTAAAGAAAAAGCTGGCATTGAGATAGCTGCCGATAAAGTTCCGCACACCATGCTTTATGCATTTGTTGATGGCGAAATTGTCGGCCGAGTCAGCGTGAGACATAGATTAAACGATCATCTTTTACAACGTGGTGGTCATATCGGATATTCAGTGGCACCAAGATTTAGAAAAAACCAATATGCTAGCGAGATGGTGAAACAAGTTATGCCCTACTTACGAAGTCTAGGTTTAGAAAAGATCTTAATCACATGCGCGGATACAAATATTCCTTCGTGGAAGATTATTGAAAAACTAGGTGCTGAATTAGAAAATAAAATCAGGGATGATAAAGGTGAGTTGATCCGTCGATATTGGTTAAAAATCTAAGATAAACGGGCCCGCGAACAGGACTGTAAATTCTTCTGATAAGTTATATTATGTAACAATGGGTATTGGACAGGATTTGATTTCAACCGTTTATAGCTATTAAATCCAATATATTAGCTCTTACTTATTTATTTATTAAGATCTTAGATTATCAGGCTTATTGAATCACCGAGTTTCAACATATTTCTAGACTCTAATTCTGCAAAGCTTTTTGGTGCCCCATTTTTTATCCCATCTTTTAGAACATTAAATATACCTACCAAAATCATCGTTATTTCGCTGCTTCTAAAATCCTTTATATTCGATCGTTTTAATAAGCCATCTAAAACCCAGCATAATGATTCGTTTGTATGTTTAAAGGCCGTTTAAAGAGGCTTTTTTATGGATATTTAAGATGAATCATTTTGGTTAAATAATTTGTATCAATTAGTTTTTAGATCTTTTCAGGATCAATATTTGAAACTTTAAATCCGCAAAGAATTTGGGATTCTCAAAAACTTTTTATATAAGTTTAGGCAAAAAAATAATTAGCAAAATCAATGAAAAATGAAATTAGAAACTAGAAAGTTAATTTTCAAAAGATTCAGCTCAAAGAAAACTAAGAAAAATTAATAGAAATCACAGGATAAAATATTTCGTTAAATCTGAAATCCTGAGGTCTTCAAAAAACTATATTCCGAATGAAACATAAAAAATATCTAAACTTACTAGACTTAGGATCATAATAAGCACCCTTGAAATATGCTTATGCACATTGACAGCCGCTTTAAACCCAACGAACTCCCATCCAATTATAAAATATTCTGTGCAGGTTTTTTGAAGCTAAACCTTTCCGGCAAAGTCGGAGCTTCCATTGGAGGAGTTATGAAAAAGGCAGGATTTTTATCACTACTTATACCCTTTATGCTCTCCCCGGCTTTTGCTAAGGATTTTTCCGCTTATAGAAAGCCTTCTCAAGAAGAGTTAAAAAAAGTTCTTACTGAGTCCCAATACAATGTGACTCAAAAAGACTCTACAGAATTGCCCTATAAGAATGAATACTGGAACCACCATCAAGATGGAATCTATGTTGATGTTGTTTCTGGCGAGCCTTTATTTAGCTCATTAGATAAGTATGATTCCGGAACTGGCTGGCCCAGCTTCACAAAACCTATTCATGATGCCGCCATTACGACAAAAAAAGATCATAAACTTTTTTTCGAACGCATCGAAGTCCGCAGTCGATATGCTGACTCTCATTTAGGGCATGTTTTTGATGACGGACCAGAGCCTTCAGGTCTTCGATATTGTATGAACTCTGCATCGCTTAAATTTATTCCAGCTTCGCAATTGGAAGTGCAAGGATACGGTGAATATACGCACTTGTTTAAGGTGAAAGGTAATTAGGGGTTATTATGTTACTTTTTATTCTATCTTATCTTGGTGGGCTTTTAACTATTTTAAGTCCCTGCATTTTACCGGTGCTTCCCTTTGTCTTCGCAAAAGCAGATCAACCATTCAGAAAAAGTGGTTTGCCGTTACTGGTTGGTATGGCTTTAACATTTGCCGCGTTTTCAGGTCTAGCAGTTCTAGGTGGTATTTGGGCAGTACAATTGAATCAATGGGGACGCTGGCTTGCGATTATTCTTTTAACCATCTTTGGTCTGTCGCTGATATTTCCGCAATTCTTTGAACGATTCTATGAACCTTTTAATAAGCTTGGTGCAAAATTAACAACGTCTGTTGGCAAAGAACCCAGCGTTTTTCATTCTGTCGTCTTAGGTGCTGCCACAGGACTACTGTGGGCTCCATGCGCCGGTCCTATTCTAGGTTTAATTCTTACAGGTGCGGCAACTCAAGAATCTCCTATGGAATCTGTATGGTTTTTATTCGCCTATGCTTTGGGGGCAGCGACGTCATTGATGTTAGCGCTTGTTGCTGGCGGAAAATTTTTGAACTCCATGAAAAAAACTTTACCTATGGAACGCAAAATAAAAGCGGGTCTAGGTGTTGCTGTATTAGCGGGTGTAGTGATTATCGTTTTTAATTTAGATAGAACTATCTTAACGCAAATTTCAAAGCTTCAAACTGAGAAATGGGAAAGCTATTTAGTTGAAGTTTTTAGACCAGCTAAGCCACTATCAAAATCTCAAGGTGGTGAGACTTCAGAACTAATAAGTCGAATCACCCCGAATCTACAAGGGGGAACCAAATGGTTCAACTCCCCGACTCTCGTTTTAGGAGAACTTCGCGGCAAAGTCGTGCTCATCGATTTTTGGACCTATTCATGTATCAACTGTTTAAGAACTCTTCCTTACATAAAAGCGTGGCACGAAAAGTACAAAGACATGGGACTTGTTATTATTGGTGTGCACACACCTGAATTTGCCTTTGAAAAAGACCCTTTAAATGTCGCAAAAGCCATAGAGGATTTAAAAATCACTTATCCTGTCGTGATGGATAACGATTATCAGATTTGGAATACCTTCGAAAATAACTACTGGCCCGCGCATTATTTTATCGATCGCAAAGGAGTGATTCGCGCCTATCATCATGGTGAAGGAAAGTATGAGGCTTCAGAGAAAGTTATTCAGGACCTTTTAAAAGAAGACGGTTCCGAGGAAATGGACTCTAAGCTTGTGCAAGTGGAAGCTAAAGGTGTCGCGGCCCCCGCACAATTTAAAGACATTAAAACCCCAGAGACTTATGTTGGCTTCAGACGCGCCGAGAATCGCCGCTTGCAGCCTTATTTAAAACAAAATCAGGAAGAAACATATGTTCCGGTATCACCTATTTATTCAAACGAATGGACCATGGCCGGAACTTGGTTGATTGAAGAAGACAGTGCTCTTTTAACCAAACCTGGGGGAAGAATACATTTTAAATATCACGCGCGGGATTTACATCTTGTCCTCGGACCGAAAGAGCCCGGCGCAAAAATCCGTTTTAAAGTGACCATTGATGGAAAACCACCCGGCAAAGATCGTGGTTTAGATGTGGATGCCAATGGTTTTGGAACTGTCACCGAAAACAGACTTTATCAATTGATCCGACAAAGCCCAGAAAAAGAGGTGAAAGAAAGAACCTTTGAAATCGAATTCCTGGATTCTGGAGTTCAGGCCTTTGCTTTCACCTTCGGGTAATTAGAAAATTTTAGAGCAGCTCATAGCAGAAAATGACTTTACTTTATTCATCTCTGCTAAGAACTCATAACCATCTGCTGCGTAACGTTTTTTAAATGCTTCGCCGGGTTCATTTAAATTGTAGTGAACACCTGTCTTAGCAGTGATTTCTTTTACAAATGTCTCTAAATCACTCAAAGTCCTAGATCCTTCTTCGTACTTGATGATCTCATCAGGAAAGATTATCAGTGGAGCAAGCAATTCGATTTCAGTTCCATACATAGATGGAAGATTCGGAACTAGACGTCTTGAATCCATTTTTACTGCTAACAATCCGCCACCAGGTGAAACCACTCGTTCATCACCAACGATCTTTACTTTATCCTTCCCAATGAAACCATAGGCAACACCTGGATCATAAGTGAATGACAAGAAGCTTGAAGCTACAGGATCACGAGCGTGCTGAGTCATTTGATCTGTCATTTTACCGCTGCGGAATTTACTTCCGAACAACTCAAAACCATGGTCACCATTTTTTTCTCTGTTTGTAACTAGCGATCTTAAGCGACGAGTGTAATTTCCTTGGTTTTTTGTAAGAACTGTCGACATAAATCCATAAACTTCACCGTGGGCTGTTTGGCGACGCTGAATTTTATCCGTGTCATAACTAACACCACGGAAGGCCACAGTTGTTTTATCTTTACTTGGGTTTTCAATAGCGTCTAACCACATTTTCCAAGTATTAGCTTCAACAGGTTCCATCAAAGCCCATGGTAAATAGGCCTCTAGCATTTTACGAACGCCTTTACGATCGTTTTTAAGAATCAAATCGTTCAGCTTTTCTTCCATTGCTTCGTATTTATCTAAAGCTTGGGTTTCTTTTTTCCAGCTATCTAATTCTTTTTGCTGCTTTTTAGCTAGTTTTGTTGCTTCTGCTTCAAGTGCTGGAAGTTGCGTCTCAAGTTCGGCACGAATTTCAGCGACAATATTAGAACTCACACCAAGGTCTTGAATAAA
This is a stretch of genomic DNA from Bdellovibrio reynosensis. It encodes these proteins:
- the msrB gene encoding peptide-methionine (R)-S-oxide reductase MsrB, with the protein product MKKAGFLSLLIPFMLSPAFAKDFSAYRKPSQEELKKVLTESQYNVTQKDSTELPYKNEYWNHHQDGIYVDVVSGEPLFSSLDKYDSGTGWPSFTKPIHDAAITTKKDHKLFFERIEVRSRYADSHLGHVFDDGPEPSGLRYCMNSASLKFIPASQLEVQGYGEYTHLFKVKGN
- a CDS encoding YjjG family noncanonical pyrimidine nucleotidase encodes the protein MKYDLFLFDLDDTLLDFKASERKSLSLALQSLGVAINDPMFELYQSENRKLWNQFEKGLTTKEHLKVERFRKIFEAFKVEADPTLANERYQDALSETVVLIDYSVEICQWLSKRGEIGIITNGIHATQIRRIKNSPISSYISFISVSEECGYAKPDVRFFEYSAKMAKDFKKHTSLVIGDRIETDIEGAHNFGVASCWFNPGKIALETTLKPYYEISHLSEIEKIVIA
- a CDS encoding cytochrome c biogenesis protein DipZ, coding for MLLFILSYLGGLLTILSPCILPVLPFVFAKADQPFRKSGLPLLVGMALTFAAFSGLAVLGGIWAVQLNQWGRWLAIILLTIFGLSLIFPQFFERFYEPFNKLGAKLTTSVGKEPSVFHSVVLGAATGLLWAPCAGPILGLILTGAATQESPMESVWFLFAYALGAATSLMLALVAGGKFLNSMKKTLPMERKIKAGLGVAVLAGVVIIVFNLDRTILTQISKLQTEKWESYLVEVFRPAKPLSKSQGGETSELISRITPNLQGGTKWFNSPTLVLGELRGKVVLIDFWTYSCINCLRTLPYIKAWHEKYKDMGLVIIGVHTPEFAFEKDPLNVAKAIEDLKITYPVVMDNDYQIWNTFENNYWPAHYFIDRKGVIRAYHHGEGKYEASEKVIQDLLKEDGSEEMDSKLVQVEAKGVAAPAQFKDIKTPETYVGFRRAENRRLQPYLKQNQEETYVPVSPIYSNEWTMAGTWLIEEDSALLTKPGGRIHFKYHARDLHLVLGPKEPGAKIRFKVTIDGKPPGKDRGLDVDANGFGTVTENRLYQLIRQSPEKEVKERTFEIEFLDSGVQAFAFTFG
- a CDS encoding GNAT family N-acetyltransferase gives rise to the protein MNLILRELTPQDESAFFQGMNEWQGEQITWYTFAYKPGMNYGDMLEVLRKEKAGIEIAADKVPHTMLYAFVDGEIVGRVSVRHRLNDHLLQRGGHIGYSVAPRFRKNQYASEMVKQVMPYLRSLGLEKILITCADTNIPSWKIIEKLGAELENKIRDDKGELIRRYWLKI